Proteins encoded within one genomic window of Bombus terrestris chromosome 11, iyBomTerr1.2, whole genome shotgun sequence:
- the LOC100649780 gene encoding zinc finger FYVE domain-containing protein 9 isoform X3 codes for MEKFAIDLDKVLDDFEFNEDCAEQIASDNLSTNNASSSSVKCNLEPSALKGYNYLLIEPKKVNKEFDIILPVERHKDLQQINTKNKCINENDIVSENLNCSTEQTTIENTDVNQFYTQECTNDNKSIQKQSVSSYDSEQVSLAIYNDISQKVIQKQQNSNNSPKIDNRYDKKLNQSNLKPSVSNVFSSLNEYINAPPGSSDCIHSVLNDSEIQSDLETKVPQIIQSSAKDSDESIPHEQTVDIPDPTREILVQSYQDATIPITVELPITYETNIKEDVKNVHVTNFKPLESKTDPPEKVVLNEACIELSNKAEIKNDKTHNYNSDRIDQEKNSMLECTYKQDDYYENESTTQLQDNESKLSVESIGTNEEHRSSLNSVSKPIGFSNIDNLSEDELTKYLAELEEEEKLRESCNKYENITNTAQNVSQDQKDENKQNVQVFPDTSVESRKMIESELNERIENISVSDCQEKETDKELLNNALMKHESDDRLNEDRLNKHKDILSNPSGKELKLLHRVNIAKDDKVKLENECVPDTKDIEDSQESPTYSLNINQGSLNDGRTEIQLKEQKGNSTQYNQACELKMPSDIDNISEERTSTTSEPDTLIDMTKHNNVISTSVDVYTRPNVSDTSNDSEKPVRPQTLDIVLSNNSTEHQVLGSTSDTPSYQIQSDTDGIKEEQGSSPDILENSLPESGSVLGKQPPFWVPDSDAPSCMLCDVKFTVIKRRHHCRACGKVLCNKCCNMKYKLEYQGNIDSRVCVSCYQLLTKAETEQGMGEWSSGYSTCMNNNDINSPQLAGGLPPPPTVMVPVGVLKREDGTKSRPEISKSVMFSDGIRPGCDLTELDMSWDLKPPYRKSGSKRIPTPGSSAPSTSVKKQNLPRFDPNTESYVPQDPNALPPTVTIHKGQVSYHAVTDENLLYKTLKNECEPPVMFAINRNLYAYVKIVTLNCCVNKTCWNVTSKGLDCVGQDEIILLIEALPDETRVPKDLLLFINQLRLEAMKGNIVSELGFLIYQGGNFLDSREHAGFLFIRQTSQCLQKIVLPPGPYLFGLLVHRWETPWAKVFPLRLVLRLGAEYRYYPCPLFSVRFRDALYFEIGHTVMKVLADFRNFAYTLPSVRGLTIHLRNRMTDVMFPRNRYDQVIKGLNNSNDHVLAYASNFSIAADSHLVCIQTNTGDESTYQTQAISINNNPRTITGTSFIVINGALKSSMGLSAKSSIVEDGLMVEIMPEKMEALKAALKNMQDFSIGCGRQGAPEPDETVNIKWVDNDVQFNVGVKSPIDRRPMDGIPSIRIHNGIDYKGTSRFIRWTEVFIINSDDHPNGVHDPVDINKLSGNIAKATCTALVKLLDLLANAGLTKLGVRTTIHPDNVGYEAGSEGMKLPPIYMKSLDNELIQVLHKAAQSSQDTHIVLELIFYILDD; via the exons ATGGAAAAATTCGCTATTGATTTGGACAAGGTTTTGGACGATTTCGAATTTAACGAag ACTGTGCAGAGCAAATAGCATCTGATAATCTTTCAACAAACAATGCGTCATCTTCTTCAGTTAAATGTAATTTAGAACCTTCAGCTTTAAAAggttataattatcttctaatAGAGCCTAAGAAAGTAAATAAAGAATTCGATATTATATTACCTGTAGAAAGGCATAAAGACTTGcaacaaataaatacaaaaaacaaatgtattaatgaaaatgatatagTTTCTGAGAATCTTAATTGTAGTACAGAACAGACAACAATAGAAAATACAGATGTAAATCAGTTTTATACACAAGAATGCACAAACGATAATAAGTCAATACAAAAACAATCTGTTTCATCTTATGATTCTGAACAGGTTTCTTTAgcaatatataatgatatatcgcaAAAGGTAATACAAAAACAACAAAATAGTAACAACAGCCCAAAGATTGACAATAGATATGATAAGAAATTGAACCAGTCTAATCTGAAACCTAGTGTTAGCAACGTTTTCAGCAGTTTGAATGAGTACATTAATGCTCCACCTGGAAGTTCAGATTGCATTCATTCTGTATTAAATGATTCAGAAATACAGTCTGATTTAGAGACTAAGGTACCTCAGATAATTCAGAGCAGTGCTAAAGATAGTGATGAAAGTATACCACATGAACAGACAGTTGATATACCTGATCCAACTAGAGAAATTCTTGTTCAAAGCTATCAGGATGCCACAATACCCATAACGGTAGAATTACCAATTACATATGAAACTAACATTAAAGAGGACGTAAAAAATGTTCATGTAACAAATTTCAAACCATTGGAAAGCAAAACAGACCCTCCTGAAAAAGTTGTTCTAAATGAAGCTTGTATTGAATTAAGTAATAAAGCAGaaattaaaaatgacaaaaCACATAACTATAATTCTGATAGGATAGATCAGGAAAAAAATTCTATGCTTGAGTGTACTTATAAACAAGATGATTATTATGAAAATGAGTCTACAACACAATTGCAAGATAATGAAAGTAAATTAAGCGTGGAAAGTATTGGTACAAATGAGGAACATAGGAGCAGCTTAAATTCAGTATCTAAGCCAATTGGATTTAGTAACATTGATAATTTATCAGAAGATGAATTGACCAAATATTTAGCCGAATtagaagaagaggagaaatTAAGGGAAAGCtgcaataaatatgaaaatattacaaatacagCACAGAATGTTTCTCAAGAtcaaaaagatgaaaataagCAAAATGTCCAAGTTTTCCCAGATACTTCTGTAGAATCTCGCAAAATGATAGAATCAGAATTAAATGAAAGGATAGAAAACATTTCAGTATCTGACTGTCAGGAAAAGGAAACGGacaaagaattattaaataatgcaTTAATGAAGCATGAATCTGATGATCGATTAAATGAAGACAGATTAAATAAACACAAAGATATTTTAAGTAATCCAAGTggtaaagaattaaaattgttGCATAGAGTTAATATAGCTAAAGATGATAAAGTGAAATTAGAAAATGAATGCGTGCCTGATACAAAAGATATTGAAGACAGCCAAGAAAGTCCTACATATAGCTTAAATATTAATCAAGGATCACTAAATGATGGCAGAACTGAGATACAATTAAAAGAGCAGAAAGGAAATTCTACGCAATATAATCAAGCTTGTGAATTAAAAATGCCAAGTGATATTGATAATATTTCAGAAGAAAGAACTTCAACAACATCTGAGCCAGATACATTAATTGATATGACAAAACATAATAATGTTATATCTACGTCTGTGGATGTTTACACAAGACCAAATGTAAGTGATACTAGCAATGATTCAGAGAAGCCAGTACGTCCCCAAACGTTGGATATTGTTTTGTCAAACAATAGCACAGAACACCAAGTACTTGGTTCTACAAGTGATACACCATCTTATCAAATTCAATCAGATACTGATGGTATAAAAGAGGAGCAAGGATCTTCGCCGGATATTTTAGAGAATTCTTTACCGGAATCTGGCTCAGTTCTGGGAAAACAACCACCATTCTGGGTTCCCGATAGCGATGCTCCTAGCTGCATGCTCTGTGATGTTAAGTTTACCGTTATCAAAAGACGACATCATTGTCGGGCATGCGGAAAAGTGTTATGTAATAAATGttgtaatatgaaatataaattagaatATCAAGGAAACATTGATTCACGCGTTTGTGTTTCTTGTTATCAGCTTCTTACTAAAG CTGAAACAGAGCAGGGTATGGGAGAATGGTCTTCTGGTTATTCCACATGTATGAATAATAATGATATCAATTCGCCCCAG TTAGCTGGCGGCTTGCCTCCACCTCCTACGGTTATGGTACCCGTTGGAGTCCTTAAAAGGGAAGATGGTACAAAGAGTCGGcctgaaatttcaaaatctgtTATGTTCAGTGATG GAATAAGGCCTGGCTGTGACCTGACAGAACTAGACATGTCGTGGGATTTGAAACCACCATACCGGAAATCTGGTAGTAAGAGAATACCAACACCTGGCTCATCTGCACCAAGTACGTCTGTCAAGAAACAGAACCTACCACGTTTTGACCCAAATACAGAAAGTTATGTGCCACAAGACCCTAATGCGCTTCCACCAACAGTAACGATACATAAAGGAC AGGTATCGTATCATGCTGTAACGGACGAGAATCTTCTATACAAAACGCTGAAAAATGAATGTGAACCACCTGTTATGTTTGCGATTAATCGAAATCTCTATGCATATGTAAAAATAGTAACTT TAAATTGTTGTGTTAATAAAACATGTTGGAATGTAACTTCGAAAGGATTGGATTGCGTCGGACaagatgaaattatattattaatcgaGGCATTACCTGATGAAACCCGGGTTCCTAAGGATCTGCTTCTTTTTATTAACCAATTACGTCTCGAAGCTATGAAag GAAACATTGTGTCCGAATTGGGATTTTTAATATACCAGGGAGGAAATttcttggattctcgggaacaCGCAGGGTTCTTGTTTATTCGACAAACATCGCAATGCttgcaaaaaattgtattacctCCTGGCCCGTACCTATTTGGCCTCCTAGTTCACAG GTGGGAAACACCATGGGCGAAAGTATTCCCGTTACGCCTTGTTTTACGACTGGGCGCAGAATATCGTTACTATCCATGCCCGTTGTTCTCGGTTCGGTTTCGAGATGCATTATACTTTGAAATAGGACATACAGTTATGAAGGTTTTAGCGGATTTCAGAAATTTTGCGTACACGTTACCAAGTGTGAGGGGACTAACAATTCACTTAAGAAACAGAATGACGGATGTAATGTTTCCGAGAAATCGATACGATCAAGTGATCAAAGGTTTAAATAATTCGAATGATCACGTATTAGCATACGCTTCAAATTTTAGTATCGCTGCTGACTCACATTTAGTCTGTATACAAACTAATACCGGTGATGAAAGCACTTATCAAACGCAAGCGATAAGTATCAATAATAATCCAAGAACAA TAACAGGTACTAGTTTTATCGTGATTAACGGAGCATTGAAATCATCGATGGGTTTGTCAGCGAAATCTAGCATAGTTGAGGATGGATTAATGGTAGAAATAATGCCAGAGAAAATGGAAGCCTTGAAAGCAGCTCTAAAAAATATGCAAGACTTTTCGATCGGATGCGGTCGACAAGGAGCACCCGAGCCGGATGAAACAGTGAACATAAAGTGGGTCGATAATGACGTGCAATTCAATGTAGG GGTAAAAAGTCCTATTGATAGACGACCTATGGATGGTATTCCTTCAATCCGAATACACAATGGTATTGATTATAAAGGAACGAGTAGATTTATACGATGGACAGAAGTATTTATCATTAAT tCCGATGATCATCCGAATGGTGTTCATGATCCTGtggatataaataaattatcaggAAATATAGCGAAAGCAACATGTACAGCCTTAGTGAAGTTATTGGACTTATTAGCCAATGCTGGTTTAACAAAGCTTGGTGTAAGAACAACTATTCATCCTGACAAT GTTGGTTATGAAGCCGGTAGCGAAGGTATGAAATTGCCTCCAATCTACATGAAGAGTTTAGACAACGAATTAATTCAAGTTCTGCATAAAGCAGCGCAAAGTAGTCAAGATACGCATATTGtgcttgaattaattttttacatactCGATGATTGA
- the LOC100649780 gene encoding zinc finger FYVE domain-containing protein 9 isoform X2 has translation MEKFAIDLDKVLDDFEFNEDCAEQIASDNLSTNNASSSSVKCNLEPSALKGYNYLLIEPKKVNKEFDIILPVERHKDLQQINTKNKCINENDIVSENLNCSTEQTTIENTDVNQFYTQECTNDNKSIQKQSVSSYDSEQVSLAIYNDISQKVIQKQQNSNNSPKIDNRYDKKLNQSNLKPSVSNVFSSLNEYINAPPGSSDCIHSVLNDSEIQSDLETKVPQIIQSSAKDSDESIPHEQTVDIPDPTREILVQSYQDATIPITVELPITYETNIKEDVKNVHVTNFKPLESKTDPPEKVVLNEACIELSNKAEIKNDKTHNYNSDRIDQEKNSMLECTYKQDDYYENESTTQLQDNESKLSVESIGTNEEHRSSLNSVSKPIGFSNIDNLSEDELTKYLAELEEEEKLRESCNKYENITNTAQNVSQDQKDENKQNVQVFPDTSVESRKMIESELNERIENISVSDCQEKETDKELLNNALMKHESDDRLNEDRLNKHKDILSNPSGKELKLLHRVNIAKDDKVKLENECVPDTKDIEDSQESPTYSLNINQGSLNDGRTEIQLKEQKGNSTQYNQACELKMPSDIDNISEERTSTTSEPDTLIDMTKHNNVISTSVDVYTRPNVSDTSNDSEKPVRPQTLDIVLSNNSTEHQVLGSTSDTPSYQIQSDTDGIKEEQGSSPDILENSLPESGSVLGKQPPFWVPDSDAPSCMLCDVKFTVIKRRHHCRACGKVLCNKCCNMKYKLEYQGNIDSRVCVSCYQLLTKAETEQGMGEWSSGYSTCMNNNDINSPQGRQPNPNNPMEYCSTIPPLQQLAGGLPPPPTVMVPVGVLKREDGTKSRPEISKSVMFSDELDMSWDLKPPYRKSGSKRIPTPGSSAPSTSVKKQNLPRFDPNTESYVPQDPNALPPTVTIHKGQVSYHAVTDENLLYKTLKNECEPPVMFAINRNLYAYVKIVTLNCCVNKTCWNVTSKGLDCVGQDEIILLIEALPDETRVPKDLLLFINQLRLEAMKGNIVSELGFLIYQGGNFLDSREHAGFLFIRQTSQCLQKIVLPPGPYLFGLLVHRWETPWAKVFPLRLVLRLGAEYRYYPCPLFSVRFRDALYFEIGHTVMKVLADFRNFAYTLPSVRGLTIHLRNRMTDVMFPRNRYDQVIKGLNNSNDHVLAYASNFSIAADSHLVCIQTNTGDESTYQTQAISINNNPRTITGTSFIVINGALKSSMGLSAKSSIVEDGLMVEIMPEKMEALKAALKNMQDFSIGCGRQGAPEPDETVNIKWVDNDVQFNVGVKSPIDRRPMDGIPSIRIHNGIDYKGTSRFIRWTEVFIINSDDHPNGVHDPVDINKLSGNIAKATCTALVKLLDLLANAGLTKLGVRTTIHPDNVGYEAGSEGMKLPPIYMKSLDNELIQVLHKAAQSSQDTHIVLELIFYILDD, from the exons ATGGAAAAATTCGCTATTGATTTGGACAAGGTTTTGGACGATTTCGAATTTAACGAag ACTGTGCAGAGCAAATAGCATCTGATAATCTTTCAACAAACAATGCGTCATCTTCTTCAGTTAAATGTAATTTAGAACCTTCAGCTTTAAAAggttataattatcttctaatAGAGCCTAAGAAAGTAAATAAAGAATTCGATATTATATTACCTGTAGAAAGGCATAAAGACTTGcaacaaataaatacaaaaaacaaatgtattaatgaaaatgatatagTTTCTGAGAATCTTAATTGTAGTACAGAACAGACAACAATAGAAAATACAGATGTAAATCAGTTTTATACACAAGAATGCACAAACGATAATAAGTCAATACAAAAACAATCTGTTTCATCTTATGATTCTGAACAGGTTTCTTTAgcaatatataatgatatatcgcaAAAGGTAATACAAAAACAACAAAATAGTAACAACAGCCCAAAGATTGACAATAGATATGATAAGAAATTGAACCAGTCTAATCTGAAACCTAGTGTTAGCAACGTTTTCAGCAGTTTGAATGAGTACATTAATGCTCCACCTGGAAGTTCAGATTGCATTCATTCTGTATTAAATGATTCAGAAATACAGTCTGATTTAGAGACTAAGGTACCTCAGATAATTCAGAGCAGTGCTAAAGATAGTGATGAAAGTATACCACATGAACAGACAGTTGATATACCTGATCCAACTAGAGAAATTCTTGTTCAAAGCTATCAGGATGCCACAATACCCATAACGGTAGAATTACCAATTACATATGAAACTAACATTAAAGAGGACGTAAAAAATGTTCATGTAACAAATTTCAAACCATTGGAAAGCAAAACAGACCCTCCTGAAAAAGTTGTTCTAAATGAAGCTTGTATTGAATTAAGTAATAAAGCAGaaattaaaaatgacaaaaCACATAACTATAATTCTGATAGGATAGATCAGGAAAAAAATTCTATGCTTGAGTGTACTTATAAACAAGATGATTATTATGAAAATGAGTCTACAACACAATTGCAAGATAATGAAAGTAAATTAAGCGTGGAAAGTATTGGTACAAATGAGGAACATAGGAGCAGCTTAAATTCAGTATCTAAGCCAATTGGATTTAGTAACATTGATAATTTATCAGAAGATGAATTGACCAAATATTTAGCCGAATtagaagaagaggagaaatTAAGGGAAAGCtgcaataaatatgaaaatattacaaatacagCACAGAATGTTTCTCAAGAtcaaaaagatgaaaataagCAAAATGTCCAAGTTTTCCCAGATACTTCTGTAGAATCTCGCAAAATGATAGAATCAGAATTAAATGAAAGGATAGAAAACATTTCAGTATCTGACTGTCAGGAAAAGGAAACGGacaaagaattattaaataatgcaTTAATGAAGCATGAATCTGATGATCGATTAAATGAAGACAGATTAAATAAACACAAAGATATTTTAAGTAATCCAAGTggtaaagaattaaaattgttGCATAGAGTTAATATAGCTAAAGATGATAAAGTGAAATTAGAAAATGAATGCGTGCCTGATACAAAAGATATTGAAGACAGCCAAGAAAGTCCTACATATAGCTTAAATATTAATCAAGGATCACTAAATGATGGCAGAACTGAGATACAATTAAAAGAGCAGAAAGGAAATTCTACGCAATATAATCAAGCTTGTGAATTAAAAATGCCAAGTGATATTGATAATATTTCAGAAGAAAGAACTTCAACAACATCTGAGCCAGATACATTAATTGATATGACAAAACATAATAATGTTATATCTACGTCTGTGGATGTTTACACAAGACCAAATGTAAGTGATACTAGCAATGATTCAGAGAAGCCAGTACGTCCCCAAACGTTGGATATTGTTTTGTCAAACAATAGCACAGAACACCAAGTACTTGGTTCTACAAGTGATACACCATCTTATCAAATTCAATCAGATACTGATGGTATAAAAGAGGAGCAAGGATCTTCGCCGGATATTTTAGAGAATTCTTTACCGGAATCTGGCTCAGTTCTGGGAAAACAACCACCATTCTGGGTTCCCGATAGCGATGCTCCTAGCTGCATGCTCTGTGATGTTAAGTTTACCGTTATCAAAAGACGACATCATTGTCGGGCATGCGGAAAAGTGTTATGTAATAAATGttgtaatatgaaatataaattagaatATCAAGGAAACATTGATTCACGCGTTTGTGTTTCTTGTTATCAGCTTCTTACTAAAG CTGAAACAGAGCAGGGTATGGGAGAATGGTCTTCTGGTTATTCCACATGTATGAATAATAATGATATCAATTCGCCCCAG GGGAGACAGCCTAATCCAAATAATCCCATGGAGTACTGTTCAACTATACCACCCTTGCAACAGTTAGCTGGCGGCTTGCCTCCACCTCCTACGGTTATGGTACCCGTTGGAGTCCTTAAAAGGGAAGATGGTACAAAGAGTCGGcctgaaatttcaaaatctgtTATGTTCAGTGATG AACTAGACATGTCGTGGGATTTGAAACCACCATACCGGAAATCTGGTAGTAAGAGAATACCAACACCTGGCTCATCTGCACCAAGTACGTCTGTCAAGAAACAGAACCTACCACGTTTTGACCCAAATACAGAAAGTTATGTGCCACAAGACCCTAATGCGCTTCCACCAACAGTAACGATACATAAAGGAC AGGTATCGTATCATGCTGTAACGGACGAGAATCTTCTATACAAAACGCTGAAAAATGAATGTGAACCACCTGTTATGTTTGCGATTAATCGAAATCTCTATGCATATGTAAAAATAGTAACTT TAAATTGTTGTGTTAATAAAACATGTTGGAATGTAACTTCGAAAGGATTGGATTGCGTCGGACaagatgaaattatattattaatcgaGGCATTACCTGATGAAACCCGGGTTCCTAAGGATCTGCTTCTTTTTATTAACCAATTACGTCTCGAAGCTATGAAag GAAACATTGTGTCCGAATTGGGATTTTTAATATACCAGGGAGGAAATttcttggattctcgggaacaCGCAGGGTTCTTGTTTATTCGACAAACATCGCAATGCttgcaaaaaattgtattacctCCTGGCCCGTACCTATTTGGCCTCCTAGTTCACAG GTGGGAAACACCATGGGCGAAAGTATTCCCGTTACGCCTTGTTTTACGACTGGGCGCAGAATATCGTTACTATCCATGCCCGTTGTTCTCGGTTCGGTTTCGAGATGCATTATACTTTGAAATAGGACATACAGTTATGAAGGTTTTAGCGGATTTCAGAAATTTTGCGTACACGTTACCAAGTGTGAGGGGACTAACAATTCACTTAAGAAACAGAATGACGGATGTAATGTTTCCGAGAAATCGATACGATCAAGTGATCAAAGGTTTAAATAATTCGAATGATCACGTATTAGCATACGCTTCAAATTTTAGTATCGCTGCTGACTCACATTTAGTCTGTATACAAACTAATACCGGTGATGAAAGCACTTATCAAACGCAAGCGATAAGTATCAATAATAATCCAAGAACAA TAACAGGTACTAGTTTTATCGTGATTAACGGAGCATTGAAATCATCGATGGGTTTGTCAGCGAAATCTAGCATAGTTGAGGATGGATTAATGGTAGAAATAATGCCAGAGAAAATGGAAGCCTTGAAAGCAGCTCTAAAAAATATGCAAGACTTTTCGATCGGATGCGGTCGACAAGGAGCACCCGAGCCGGATGAAACAGTGAACATAAAGTGGGTCGATAATGACGTGCAATTCAATGTAGG GGTAAAAAGTCCTATTGATAGACGACCTATGGATGGTATTCCTTCAATCCGAATACACAATGGTATTGATTATAAAGGAACGAGTAGATTTATACGATGGACAGAAGTATTTATCATTAAT tCCGATGATCATCCGAATGGTGTTCATGATCCTGtggatataaataaattatcaggAAATATAGCGAAAGCAACATGTACAGCCTTAGTGAAGTTATTGGACTTATTAGCCAATGCTGGTTTAACAAAGCTTGGTGTAAGAACAACTATTCATCCTGACAAT GTTGGTTATGAAGCCGGTAGCGAAGGTATGAAATTGCCTCCAATCTACATGAAGAGTTTAGACAACGAATTAATTCAAGTTCTGCATAAAGCAGCGCAAAGTAGTCAAGATACGCATATTGtgcttgaattaattttttacatactCGATGATTGA